The Atlantibacter hermannii genomic interval ATTGTCATCGCCGCGCTCGCGCAGCGGGGGCACCGTAAGCGGAAAGACGCTTAACCGGTGATACAAATCGGCCCGGAAACGCCCTTCCATCACCTCTTCTTTCAGATCGCGGTTGGTGGCCGCCAGCACCCGCACATCCACCCGCAGGCTACGATCGTCACCGACGCGCTGAATATCGCCATATTGCAGCACCCGCAGTAATTTGGCCTGCAACGGCAGGGGAAAGCTCACCAATTTCATCGAGAAACAGCGTGCCGTGGTCGGCCATTTCAAATTTGCCGCTGCGGTTGCTGATAGCGCCGGTAAAAGCCCCTTTTACATGGCCGAACAGCTCGCTTTCCGCCACGGTTTCCGGTAGCGCGGCGCAGTTGAGATAGACCAGCGGATTAGCGGCCCGCGCCGAGCCTTCGTGGATGGCGCGCGCCACCAGCTCTTTACCAGTGCCGGTTTCGCCGCTGATCAATACGTTCAGGTCAGACGGCGCGACGATATCAATCGCCTTCTTCAGGGCCATCATCGGCTGGCACAGGCCAATCATTTCGGTACCGGAGGCGTTACCGGTGCGAGCCGCCTTGGCAGCGGGCAGCGGCGTGTTTTTTTCCAGCTGTTCAATCAATAACGCGTTATCCAGCGCGCCTGCGGCAAGCACGGCAATCAGCCGTAGCTCTTCATCGCTGAAGTTATCAAACTGCGTCGGGTCCATGCCGTCGAGGGTCAGCGCGCCAATCAGGTTTTGCCCCGCGAACAACGGCAGGCCAATACAGGCGTGAACCTTCAGGCTTTCATGACCGGGGATGAGTCCGTCATAGGGATCCGGCAAGGTACTGTCCGCCGGGAAACGGACGATATCCCGGCACGGGCGATGGCCTCGAGGCGGGGATGTTCATTGAGCGCAAAGCGCCGACCCGGCACGTCAGGCGACAGCCCGTCAATCGCCAGCGGACGAAAATGCTGGGCTTCATAGCGCAACAGCGCCGAGGCGTCGCATTTCAGCACGTGGCGTAAGGTACTGATTAAACGCTGAAAGCGGTCCTGGTGGCTGATGCCCTGCTGGAGTTCAATGGCGATGGTGGCGAGAAGATTAACGGACAGGCTCATGATATGCCCTCATTCATAGTCATAATGACTGTATTTTGTCATATTGACTGCGATTATAAAAGGCGCAAAAAAATGCCCGCCGTAGCGGGCGGGTGACGGTCACATGCTGTAGCCGGGCTTCTTCGCCAGCGTATCCAGATGCGGCGCGATGTCGGTATCCCAGACCTGCTGTTTCCAGTTATCCGGCTGGACTTCCTCCAGCGCCACGCTCACCGATGTCGGTTTGCTGTCGAGATGCTTAATGACAACCTTCGCGATGTCATCGGCAAAGGCCTGACGCTGTTCTTCAGTTAATTCACGCGGGAAATATTTAATATCAACATGTGGCATGGGTGTGCTCCCTGGAAGGTGAACCGTTATCCTGCCCTGTTTTTCCGGCTATGACAAAAGCTTATTCGCCCGCAGTACGTCCTGTAACTCAGGCCGCTCGCAGACCCGATCGGCCAGCGCGTTCAACCCTGGGGTTTCGGCGGCAAACCATTCGGCACGCGGCCGCCAGAGACGGATCACCGGCCACCAGGCGTCAATCAGGGTAAGCCGTTCACCAAACGTGTACGGCGCATGATGAAGCTGCGTTTCCAGCCAGCGCCACAGGCTCTCACGATAGCGGTTAGTGCTGTCTGTCAGCGCCTGCGGGTTTTCCGTCACCCAACGCGCCGGGTAATCGCCGTAGGTAAAGGTGGGATAGACATTGGCCACCAGCCAGATCAGCAATCGCCAGAACTGCTGGCGTTCCGGTGTGCCCGGTTCGGGCGCAAACTGCGGATGACGGTCGAGCAGCCACAGCGCAATCGCGGCGCTTTCTGTGAGGATCTGCCCGTCATCCAGCTCGAGGGTCGGCACCTGGCATAGCGGATTCAGTGCCTGAAGCCTGTCCCGCTGGGGGCCGGGTTCGTCAAAACCTTCCACATTAATAAACTGGTAGGGCTCCCCTGCCATGGTGAGCATAATTTCGCTGATTGCCGAGCCCCAGCCCGGCGCGCCGTATAGGTTCATGGTGATCTCCCGTTGCTCATTTCAGTGTAGCGAGGGTTAGCAGAAATGGCGGCTATGGGCGGTCGGGCAGGCAAACCCGTTGAATGCGTTAACCAATCCTGTAGGCTTTAAGGATAGTCATCACCTATAAGTACAGGACTCTGTTATGAATCTCAGTGAAATTATTCGCACCCGCTATACCAGCAAAGCCTATGATGCAACCCGCAAGTTAACTGACGATCAGCGTGCACAGCTGATGGATCTGTTGCGTTTCAGCCCGTCATCGGTCAACTCGCAGCCGTGGCACTTCATTATTATCGATTCTGAAGAAGCCAAAGCGCGCATCCTGCCTACGGTCAGCGAAGCCAATGCGGAGAAAATTCAAAAAGCCGCGCTGGTGGTGCTGTTCACGACCCATACCGAAATCACCGAAGAACACCTGAATGCCCTGCTGGAAAAAGAAGCCCAGGACGGACGCTTTATCAATGACGAGTTCCGTCTCGGTCAGGATAAAGGGCGTCGCTATTTCGTCGGGCTGAACAGCGGAACGGTAGAAAAACAACAGGCATGGATGGCCCGTCAGGCCTATATCGCGCTGGGTTTTCTGCTGTTGGGTGCCGCCAGTATGGGCCTTGACGCCACGCCGATTGAAGGTTTCTTCCCGGATAAAATGGACGAGGCGCTGGGGCTGCCTGAGCAGGGACTGCGCAGCGTTGTGATGGCGACCGTGGGCTATCACAGCGAATCGGATTTCAACGCCGGTTTACCGAAATCGCGTTTAGCGGCGGAAGAGATTTTCACCGTGTTGTAAGCCTTCGGGCAGGCGCGCCGTCGCCTGCCCCTTTCCTGCTATTTCCTGATCAATTCTCTCGTTATCTTTCCCATAATGTCTGGTTTATTGTCCTGGCCTGAAACGAGTCAGTGGTGGGATGCGCCATGAAAACTGGCCTTTTTCGCGTTTTTTAATCTTCGTCACGCTTAACTCATTGCACACATTTGCGGACACGCGGAATTCGGGTACGATGCTGCGCCGGAAAGCCGCCTCACCAAAAACATAACAGAGGCGGAGGCATACCTATTTCAGGACAGGATCACAGGAAAACATGAACAACAACCACGATCGCGCGGCCGAACATCGTGCCGCCAAACGACGCTGGCTCAATTCTCATGAAGAGGGCTACCACAAAGCGATGGGCAACCGTCAGATTCAAATGATCGCCATCGGCGGCGCTATCGGTACCGGCCTGTTTTTAGGCGCGGGCGCCCGGTTGCAGATGGCGGGGCCGTCTCTGGCGCTGGTCTATCTGGTCTGCGGGATTTTCTCTTTCTTTATTCTGCGTGCACTGGGTGAACTGGTGCTGCACCGCCCGTCCAGCGGCAGTTTCGTCTCCTATGCCCGCGAGTTTTTGGGCGAGAAAGCGGCCTTTGTCGCGGGGTGGATGTATTTCGTTAACTGGGCGATGACCGGCATTGTCGATATCACGGCGGTGGCGCTGTATATGCACTACTGGGGCGCGTTTGGCGATGTGCCGCAGTGGGTCTTCGCCCTGGCCGCGCTGGCGCTGGTCGGCACCATGAACATGATCGGCGTGAAATGGTTCGCCGAAATGGAATTCTGGTTCGCGCTGGTGAAAGTACTGGCGATTGTCGCGTTCCTGGTGGTCGGTACCATTTTCCTGGGCACCGGCAAACCGCTGGATGGCAACGCAACCGGTTTTCATTTGATCACCGATAACGGCGGGTTTTTCCCGCACGGCCTGCTGCCTGCACTGGTGCTGGTTCAGGGCGTGGTCTTCGCCTTCGCGTCCATTGAGCTGGTGGGCACGGCTGCGGGCGAAGCCAAAGATCCGCAAAAAACGGTACCGAAAGCGATTAACAGCGTGATCTGGCGTATCGGCCTGTTTTACGTCGGTTCGGTGGTACTGCTGGTGCTGTTGTTACCGTGGATGGCTTACCAGCCAGGCCAGAGCCCGTTCGTCACCTTCTTCTCTAAACTGGGCGTGCCGTACATTGGCAGCGTGATGAATATCGTGGTGCTGACCGCGGCGCTCTCCAGCCTGAACTCCGGGCTTTACTCCACGGGCCGTATTCTGCGCTCCATGTCGATGGGCGGTTCCGCGCCGCGCTTTATGTCGAAGATGAGCAAGCAGCAGGTGCCCTACGCGGGGATCCTCGCCACGCTGGCCATCTATGTGTTCGGCGTGGTGCTGAACTATCTGGTGCCCAGCCAGGTGTTCGAAATTGTCCTCAACATGGCCTCGCTGGGGATTATTGCCTCATGGGCGTTCATCATGGTGTGCCAGATGCGCCTGCGCAAAGCCATTCGTGAAGGCAAAGCCGAGAAAGTGAGCTTCCGTCTGCCGGGCGCGCCGGTCACCTCCTGGTTGACCCTGCTGTTCCTGCTGAGCGTGCTGGTGCTAATGGCGTTTGACTACCCGAACGGCACCTGGACGATTGGCTCCATCCCGGTACTGGGTCTGCTGCTGACGGCTGGCTGGTACGCGGTGCGCAAGCGTGTGAATCAAATTCACAGCACGGCACCGGTGGATCCTGGTGAGGCGGAGGCGCAGCCTAAGCCGCTGATTGAACAACCAACGCGTTAATGCGTATCACGCCGGGCCCGCCCGGCGTTTTTTATGGTAGCCAGACAACCGCAAAAAAACCGCTAATATTCATTGCCTGCATTCAGGATTATGCGCAAGGATAGTCAGATTATATTTATAAGGTATTCAGGAGGAAGCGATGAAAGCATTGAGGATGCCCGTGGCGACGCTGGCGCTTTGCGTCGTCAGCGCCGGTGCGCTGGCCGCCGGAGGCGTGTCGTTTAGCTATAAAAACTGGGAAGTCGTCTGCGATAACGTATTAACCTGCCGTGCGGCGGGGTACGGCCCGGAATAAGGCAGCGGCGGATCGGTGTTGCTCACCCGCGAAGCCGGTCCGAACAGCGTCGTGCAGGGCCGCGTGATGCTTGCCGATATCGAGGAAAACGACTCCCCGGAAACCGTCGATTTAGCCCTGTTTATCAACGATCAACCGCTGGGCAATATCACGCCAGGTCCGGACGGCGACTGGATACTCGCCCAGCAGCAGACTGACGCCATCATCAAGGCGGTAACAGGCAGCGGCGTGGTTGAATTTCGCGGCGGCAAAGCCCCGTTTGCGCTGTCCGGCGACGGTGCAAACGCGGTAATGCTGAAAATGGACGATGTCCAGGGCCGGGTGAATACCGTCGGCGCGCTGATCAAAAAAGGCAATAAACCGGAAAGCAGCGTTCCTGTGGCCCCTGCGATACCGGCCATCGTGGCAGCGCCCACCCTCGACGCGCCGGAAAAAACCGCTCGATGCCCAGCAGGACAGCCTTATCCGCCCGCTGTTGCAGGCCGCTACCCGCCAGGATGATTGCGAAAGGCTCTACCCCGATCCGGACAATCAGCCTGAAAACATCACCGTGACGCCGCTGGATGAAAAACATGTTTTGCTGTCGTCACTGTGCTGGCGTGCCGCCTATAACGAAGGGTATGGCTACTGGGTGATGGACGCCGCTATGAAAGGCAAACCGCAACTGGTGACCAGTTCCGGCACCAGCTATCAGAAAGGCATTATCGATATGGCCCAGAAAGGACGCGGTCTTGGCGATTGCTGGGGCAATGAAAGCTGGGTATGGGACGGCAAGGCTTTCCAGCTCAGCAGCAGTTACACCACCGGCATGTGCCGCTATTTACGCGCTGGCGGCACCTGGGTTCTCCCCACCTGGGTGACTGACGTCAAAAAAGCCGATAACGCACTGTAAGTCTTCCACGCGGGCGCGCCCTGCTCCCGCGTGATTAAGAATCCCCCTGAAAATCCCTCATACCGCCCGGTAATCCAACCCGCAGCACAGGATGTCTATACTTGATGCTCATGCCTGAATGACGGGAGGAAAAATGGCGTATCTGGCACAAATGAATTTCGTGACTGTTCTGATGTCGACGACGTTCTGGATTAATCTGGCCATCGTACTGGTGGTGACGCTGGTGGTTTACTGGATAATCAATAAATTACTGGCGTTTATTTATCGCACCATTCAAAACTGGCGTAACGGTCATCCCGGCAATGGGCAGTTGCGGTTTATCGTGTTCGACATGCTAAAGAAGACCAGTAAGCTGCTGATTTTGATTACTGCATTTCTGTTTAGCTTACGCTTCGCGGCGCTGCCGGATCGGCTGTTTTCGGCGATTTCACAGGCGTGGTTTTTAGTTATCGCTTTGCAGGTGGCTATCTGGCTCGATCAGGGTGTGCAATCCTGGATGCGCTATCTGATGCGGGCGCCGGACGCGCACCGTAACCCGGTGACGCTGGTGATCCTCGGCATGATCCTGCGAGTACTGGTCTGGTCGATGATGCTGCTGTCGATTCTGGCGAACGCGGGCGTCGATATTACCGCGCTGGTCGCCAGTCTGGGTGTGGGCGGTATCGCCATCGCCCTGGCCGTGCAAACCGTCCTGAGCGACGTGTTCGCCTCGCTGTCGATAGGTTTTGATAAGCCGTTCGAAATCGGCGATTTCGTGGTGTTTAATGATGTGGCGGGCACGATTGAACATATCGGGCTGAAAACCACCCGTATTCGCAGCCTGAGCGGCGAACAGATCGTCTGCGCCAACGCCAATTTATTACAGCAGACCATCCATAACTACAAACGTATGCAGACGCGCCGAATCGTCTTCACCTTTGGCGTTGCCAGCACCACGCCGCCGGAGAAACTGCGTCTGATCGGCGAGATAGTAAAAGAGATTATCAACGACGTAGGCGACACCAAATTCGACCGCGCCCACTTTCTGTCATTTGATCAGGACCGCCTGACCTATGAAGTGGTGCATATCGTGGACACCGCGGACTATAACAAGTACATGGATATCCAGCAGGAAATCAATATCCGTATCATTGAGAAGCTGAATGAAAATGACATTGAACT includes:
- the norR_2 gene encoding putative two-component transcriptional regulator codes for the protein MPDPYDGLIPGHESLKVHACIGLPLFAGQNLIGALTLDGMDPTQFDNFSDEELRLIAVLAAGALDNALLIEQLEKNTPLPAAKAARTGNASGTEMIGLCQPMMALKKAIDIVAPSDLNVLISGETGTGKELVARAIHEGSARAANPLVYLNCAALPETVAESELFGHVKGAFTGAISNRSGKFEMADHGTLFLDEIGELSPAVAGQITAGAAIWRYSARR
- the norR_3 gene encoding anaerobic nitric oxide reductase transcription regulator NorR, with product MSLSVNLLATIAIELQQGISHQDRFQRLISTLRHVLKCDASALLRYEAQHFRPLAIDGLSPDVPGRRFALNEHPRLEAIARAGISSVSRRTVPCRIPMTDSSPVMKA
- the pptA gene encoding 4-oxalocrotonate tautomerase; the protein is MPHVDIKYFPRELTEEQRQAFADDIAKVVIKHLDSKPTSVSVALEEVQPDNWKQQVWDTDIAPHLDTLAKKPGYSM
- the gstB gene encoding putative glutathione S-transferase, with the protein product MNLYGAPGWGSAISEIMLTMAGEPYQFINVEGFDEPGPQRDRLQALNPLCQVPTLELDDGQILTESAAIALWLLDRHPQFAPEPGTPERQQFWRLLIWLVANVYPTFTYGDYPARWVTENPQALTDSTNRYRESLWRWLETQLHHAPYTFGERLTLIDAWWPVIRLWRPRAEWFAAETPGLNALADRVCERPELQDVLRANKLLS
- the nfnB gene encoding oxygen-insensitive NAD(P)H nitroreductase produces the protein MNLSEIIRTRYTSKAYDATRKLTDDQRAQLMDLLRFSPSSVNSQPWHFIIIDSEEAKARILPTVSEANAEKIQKAALVVLFTTHTEITEEHLNALLEKEAQDGRFINDEFRLGQDKGRRYFVGLNSGTVEKQQAWMARQAYIALGFLLLGAASMGLDATPIEGFFPDKMDEALGLPEQGLRSVVMATVGYHSESDFNAGLPKSRLAAEEIFTVL
- the ansP gene encoding L-asparagine permease, giving the protein MNNNHDRAAEHRAAKRRWLNSHEEGYHKAMGNRQIQMIAIGGAIGTGLFLGAGARLQMAGPSLALVYLVCGIFSFFILRALGELVLHRPSSGSFVSYAREFLGEKAAFVAGWMYFVNWAMTGIVDITAVALYMHYWGAFGDVPQWVFALAALALVGTMNMIGVKWFAEMEFWFALVKVLAIVAFLVVGTIFLGTGKPLDGNATGFHLITDNGGFFPHGLLPALVLVQGVVFAFASIELVGTAAGEAKDPQKTVPKAINSVIWRIGLFYVGSVVLLVLLLPWMAYQPGQSPFVTFFSKLGVPYIGSVMNIVVLTAALSSLNSGLYSTGRILRSMSMGGSAPRFMSKMSKQQVPYAGILATLAIYVFGVVLNYLVPSQVFEIVLNMASLGIIASWAFIMVCQMRLRKAIREGKAEKVSFRLPGAPVTSWLTLLFLLSVLVLMAFDYPNGTWTIGSIPVLGLLLTAGWYAVRKRVNQIHSTAPVDPGEAEAQPKPLIEQPTR
- a CDS encoding Protein of uncharacterised function (DUF1176), which produces MKALRMPVATLALCVVSAGALAAGGVSFSYKNWEVVCDNVLTCRAAGYGPE
- a CDS encoding Protein of uncharacterised function (DUF1176), which encodes MLLTREAGPNSVVQGRVMLADIEENDSPETVDLALFINDQPLGNITPGPDGDWILAQQQTDAIIKAVTGSGVVEFRGGKAPFALSGDGANAVMLKMDDVQGRVNTVGALIKKGNKPESSVPVAPAIPAIVAAPTLDAPEKTARCPAGQPYPPAVAGRYPPG
- a CDS encoding Protein of uncharacterised function (DUF1176) is translated as MQAATRQDDCERLYPDPDNQPENITVTPLDEKHVLLSSLCWRAAYNEGYGYWVMDAAMKGKPQLVTSSGTSYQKGIIDMAQKGRGLGDCWGNESWVWDGKAFQLSSSYTTGMCRYLRAGGTWVLPTWVTDVKKADNAL
- the ynaI gene encoding putative inner membrane protein, whose amino-acid sequence is MAYLAQMNFVTVLMSTTFWINLAIVLVVTLVVYWIINKLLAFIYRTIQNWRNGHPGNGQLRFIVFDMLKKTSKLLILITAFLFSLRFAALPDRLFSAISQAWFLVIALQVAIWLDQGVQSWMRYLMRAPDAHRNPVTLVILGMILRVLVWSMMLLSILANAGVDITALVASLGVGGIAIALAVQTVLSDVFASLSIGFDKPFEIGDFVVFNDVAGTIEHIGLKTTRIRSLSGEQIVCANANLLQQTIHNYKRMQTRRIVFTFGVASTTPPEKLRLIGEIVKEIINDVGDTKFDRAHFLSFDQDRLTYEVVHIVDTADYNKYMDIQQEINIRIIEKLNENDIELALPSLVMRSPVQVKRAEMTRAA